In a single window of the Flavobacterium sp. W4I14 genome:
- a CDS encoding cell division protein FtsB (product_source=COG2919; cog=COG2919; smart=SM01408; superfamily=47060,47473,48726; transmembrane_helix_parts=Inside_1_27,TMhelix_28_50,Outside_51_59,TMhelix_60_82,Inside_83_157,TMhelix_158_180,Outside_181_1105) encodes MVSNNYSDLLRKIDEFIRKFYLNKILRGSIYAAAILLGLYLIVFLSLYYLNPTAGFKTFVFFAYLLVGALLVGFLIIKPLLSMLKLGKHLTFEEASVIIGNHFSDIKDKLLNTLQLHRLSENHPDNNHLIIASIDQKILELKPVPFYTAISIHDNRKYLKYLFVPLSIILLIAIIAPAILREGTNSFFKYDEYIAPKAPFSFTVLNKSLTVTQGDDLTLNVKLVGDELPAEIYVEDGKNTYKLEKENISKFNYSIKNIQNDKKLIFKGGGFSSAVFTVSVKPRPELLNATATLNYPAYLGKKQELIANVGDMLIPEGTKVTWNFKTGQSSSLLFILNGAENILKVEDNESAFNATIRNNSKYSITPKNQYVTIRDSLSHQITVVKDQAPGINVEEKPDSVSNKALYFSGQVTDDYGFSRLSFKYNIKENNRIVGTVAKNIAIKSNATENTFFYFWDLKTAAAKPGQEIEYYFEVADNDGVNGAKVTRSEIKTFKQPTKKETAEQVNASNQALKQKMQSAIRLANTIEKESKKVAESLIDKKQISFEDKKQIEALLDKQKQLDEAVKEIKEQNDKNIQQQEDQKQTEELLEKQKQIKDLFDNVLDEKTKELLQKLQNLMNEKNKDQTQNELSKMQLDNKTLKNELDRILELYKQLEFEQNLQTDIDRLNELAKEQKELAEQTKDKKQDNESLKQKQDALNKEMKDLKDDLKKLEEKNQSLERPNPFDNPEKDVQDIQKEQQDSKDALDKKNSKNASQKQQKAGEQMEKLSKKMSDMQQQGEEMENNLNAKELRRLLENLLTTSFDQEKVMLALKKMTAADPSYTSNVQKQRSIKDNLKTIADSLYSLSKRVPQIESTVNEEMNKINFNLDKSLESLGDRRTPEANRFQQFTMTSINNLTLMLSEALSQLQNMQKNGKGGSGKKQKQGMKQLSQMQEQLNKSMQKAREQMQKSGDNQGKVGKGQMSQEFGKMAQQQQMIRQALEKINREENKDGTGKMGNLNEAIKEMKQTESDLVNKRLQQETLNRQKDLLTKLLEAEKAERDQEEDAKRESKAAKEFPPSYQKMVDQFKKQQQNGNDMLQKLPPSLNYYYKNKIAEYLKSLNMER; translated from the coding sequence ATGGTGAGCAATAACTACAGCGATTTATTACGGAAGATAGATGAGTTTATCCGCAAATTTTACCTGAATAAAATTTTGCGCGGGAGTATTTATGCCGCTGCCATACTTTTAGGCCTATATCTCATTGTTTTTTTGAGTCTTTATTACCTCAATCCAACCGCTGGTTTTAAAACCTTTGTATTTTTTGCTTATTTACTGGTTGGGGCCTTACTTGTTGGCTTTCTAATTATTAAACCATTACTTTCAATGCTCAAATTGGGCAAACACCTTACTTTCGAAGAAGCATCGGTTATCATCGGAAATCACTTTTCCGATATTAAGGATAAATTGCTCAACACCTTACAACTTCACCGCCTTTCTGAAAATCATCCCGACAACAATCACCTCATTATTGCCAGTATCGATCAAAAAATATTGGAGCTCAAACCTGTCCCCTTTTATACGGCCATTAGCATTCACGATAACCGGAAGTATCTAAAGTATCTTTTTGTTCCACTTTCTATTATTCTACTAATTGCCATTATCGCTCCCGCTATTTTACGCGAGGGCACAAACAGTTTTTTTAAGTACGATGAATACATTGCGCCTAAAGCACCTTTCAGTTTCACAGTTTTAAATAAGAGTTTAACCGTTACCCAAGGTGATGATTTAACGCTAAACGTTAAACTGGTCGGCGATGAACTTCCTGCCGAAATTTACGTTGAAGACGGAAAAAACACCTATAAACTCGAAAAAGAAAACATCAGTAAGTTTAATTATAGCATCAAAAATATACAGAACGATAAAAAATTGATTTTTAAAGGAGGTGGCTTTAGCTCAGCGGTGTTTACGGTTTCGGTTAAACCGCGCCCTGAACTACTAAATGCAACCGCAACGTTAAATTATCCTGCTTATCTGGGCAAAAAACAGGAGTTGATTGCCAATGTTGGCGATATGCTTATACCCGAAGGCACAAAAGTTACCTGGAACTTTAAAACTGGCCAGAGCAGCTCCCTGCTGTTTATTTTAAATGGGGCCGAAAATATTTTAAAAGTTGAGGACAATGAATCGGCCTTTAATGCTACCATCAGGAATAATTCAAAATATAGCATCACACCTAAAAACCAATATGTAACAATCAGAGATTCGCTTTCGCACCAGATTACCGTTGTTAAAGATCAAGCACCGGGTATCAACGTTGAAGAAAAGCCCGACTCTGTGAGCAACAAAGCCTTGTATTTCAGCGGACAAGTAACTGACGATTATGGTTTTAGTAGATTAAGTTTTAAATATAACATCAAAGAAAATAACCGCATTGTGGGTACAGTTGCCAAAAATATTGCCATTAAAAGCAATGCGACAGAAAACACCTTTTTCTATTTCTGGGATTTAAAAACTGCTGCTGCCAAACCTGGTCAGGAAATTGAATATTATTTCGAAGTAGCCGATAACGACGGCGTAAATGGCGCAAAGGTCACCCGATCGGAAATCAAAACCTTTAAACAGCCTACTAAAAAAGAAACTGCCGAACAGGTAAATGCAAGCAACCAGGCTTTAAAACAAAAAATGCAATCGGCCATACGCCTGGCCAATACCATCGAAAAAGAAAGTAAAAAGGTGGCCGAAAGCCTCATCGATAAAAAACAGATTTCTTTCGAAGATAAAAAACAGATTGAAGCACTTTTAGACAAACAAAAACAGCTTGATGAGGCTGTAAAAGAAATAAAAGAGCAGAACGATAAAAATATCCAGCAACAGGAAGACCAAAAGCAAACTGAAGAGCTTCTTGAAAAACAGAAACAGATTAAAGACTTGTTTGATAATGTACTGGATGAGAAAACAAAAGAACTTTTGCAAAAGCTGCAAAACCTGATGAATGAGAAAAATAAAGACCAAACGCAGAATGAACTATCAAAAATGCAGTTGGACAATAAAACCCTCAAAAACGAACTCGACAGAATCCTAGAACTCTACAAGCAGTTAGAATTTGAACAAAACCTTCAAACCGATATCGATCGTTTAAATGAACTGGCTAAAGAACAGAAAGAACTCGCTGAGCAAACAAAAGACAAAAAACAGGACAATGAATCGTTAAAACAGAAACAGGATGCACTTAACAAGGAAATGAAAGATCTGAAAGATGATCTAAAAAAGCTGGAAGAAAAAAATCAGTCGCTTGAAAGGCCCAATCCTTTCGATAATCCTGAAAAAGATGTGCAGGATATACAGAAAGAACAGCAGGACAGTAAAGATGCTTTAGATAAAAAAAATTCGAAAAATGCAAGCCAGAAACAACAAAAAGCTGGCGAGCAGATGGAAAAGCTTTCTAAAAAAATGAGCGATATGCAGCAACAGGGTGAAGAAATGGAAAACAACCTGAACGCTAAAGAGTTGCGCCGCCTCTTGGAAAACTTATTGACCACTTCTTTTGATCAGGAAAAAGTAATGCTTGCTTTAAAGAAAATGACCGCGGCCGATCCTTCTTATACCAGCAACGTTCAGAAACAGCGTAGCATTAAAGATAACCTTAAAACTATTGCCGATAGCTTATATAGTTTAAGCAAACGCGTTCCACAGATAGAATCGACAGTTAACGAGGAGATGAACAAAATCAATTTCAACCTGGATAAAAGTTTGGAAAGTTTGGGTGATAGAAGAACGCCTGAGGCTAACCGTTTTCAGCAATTTACCATGACTTCTATTAATAATCTAACCCTGATGTTGAGTGAAGCCTTAAGTCAGCTGCAAAATATGCAGAAAAACGGTAAGGGTGGCAGTGGAAAGAAACAAAAGCAAGGAATGAAACAGCTTTCGCAGATGCAGGAACAGTTGAATAAAAGCATGCAAAAGGCTCGTGAGCAAATGCAAAAATCGGGAGATAATCAAGGCAAAGTTGGCAAAGGACAAATGAGCCAGGAATTTGGTAAGATGGCTCAACAGCAACAAATGATCCGTCAGGCGCTCGAAAAGATCAACCGTGAAGAGAACAAAGACGGCACAGGTAAAATGGGTAACCTAAATGAAGCCATTAAAGAAATGAAACAGACGGAGAGCGATCTGGTTAACAAACGTTTGCAACAAGAAACCTTAAACAGGCAAAAAGACCTTTTAACAAAGTTACTAGAGGCAGAAAAAGCCGAACGCGATCAGGAAGAAGACGCTAAACGGGAAAGTAAAGCCGCTAAGGAATTCCCCCCATCCTATCAAAAAATGGTCGATCAGTTTAAAAAACAGCAACAAAATGGTAATGATATGCTGCAAAAACTGCCTCCGAGCTTAAATTATTACTATAAAAACAAGATCGCTGAATATTTGAAATCGTTGAATATGGAACGATGA
- a CDS encoding type II secretory pathway component HofQ (product_source=COG4796; cog=COG4796), with the protein MTSTAIRQRLITYLSDAEDNKIRAIYTLLEREIENEQSFNLSEEHLDILDRERELHLKGETKSYSKQDSLDIIKGLKAL; encoded by the coding sequence ATGACAAGCACAGCCATAAGACAAAGATTAATTACTTATCTATCTGATGCGGAGGATAATAAAATAAGGGCAATTTATACGCTTCTTGAAAGAGAAATTGAAAACGAACAATCATTTAACCTCTCGGAGGAACATCTGGATATACTTGATAGAGAACGGGAACTGCATCTAAAAGGTGAAACTAAATCTTACAGTAAACAAGATTCTTTGGATATCATTAAAGGCCTTAAAGCACTGTAA
- a CDS encoding hypothetical protein (product_source=Hypo-rule applied; superfamily=47113), which produces MYTIQIKPMLFKWQKMLMIGMKNKKKDWETYFVRTQQVLYQVREESALLSKTKKELSSFSP; this is translated from the coding sequence ATGTACACCATTCAGATAAAGCCAATGCTATTCAAATGGCAAAAGATGCTTATGATTGGTATGAAGAACAAAAAGAAGGATTGGGAGACTTATTTTGTCAGAACTCAGCAGGTGTTATACCAAGTTAGAGAAGAATCCGCTCTTTTATCAAAAACTAAAAAAGAATTATCGTCATTTAGTCCTTAA
- a CDS encoding putative rRNA maturation factor (product_source=KO:K07042; cath_funfam=3.40.390.30; cog=COG0319; ko=KO:K07042; pfam=PF02130; superfamily=55486; tigrfam=TIGR00043), whose amino-acid sequence MPAISFFTESVSYNLPQKLKVKKWIKATIEKEGFKLQELNFIFCSDEYLLGINQQYLNHDTYTDIITFDNSEEEKQIVSDIFISIERIKENAKTFKTLEFDEVCRIMIHGTLHLLGYKDKGKAAKSLMTQKEDEYLSYRAEVGLI is encoded by the coding sequence ATGCCTGCAATATCATTTTTTACAGAATCAGTGAGCTATAATCTTCCTCAGAAACTTAAGGTAAAGAAGTGGATTAAAGCTACAATTGAAAAAGAAGGCTTTAAATTGCAGGAACTTAATTTCATTTTCTGTAGCGACGAATACCTGTTGGGCATCAACCAACAATATTTAAACCATGATACTTATACAGATATCATTACTTTCGATAACTCAGAAGAAGAAAAACAGATTGTAAGCGATATTTTCATCAGTATTGAGCGAATTAAAGAAAATGCCAAAACCTTCAAAACACTGGAATTTGATGAGGTTTGCCGCATTATGATCCATGGTACGCTCCATTTACTGGGTTACAAAGACAAAGGAAAAGCCGCCAAAAGCCTCATGACGCAAAAAGAGGATGAATATTTAAGCTATAGAGCAGAAGTTGGCCTAATCTAA
- a CDS encoding ATP-binding cassette subfamily F protein uup (product_source=KO:K15738; cath_funfam=3.40.50.300; cog=COG0488; ko=KO:K15738; pfam=PF00005,PF12848,PF16326; smart=SM00382; superfamily=52540,75712) has translation MSTLIAAEGLGHGYHDEWLFKNLTLGINSGQRVALVGINGAGKSTLLKLLAERFPPLEGKIVKNKAVKIGFLDQEPQFTEGFSISDHIFSLENKQQQLIKEYEELIEDPNPDEKTLNRLYEELSEHNAWEYEHEIKTILNRMGITHLQQKIATLSGGQKKRLALAKLLIEDPEILVLDEPTNHLDIDTIEWLEKLLTTGQKTILLVTHDRYFLDNVCNTIVELDRGKIFNYNGNYAYYLEKKSEREALDATVLHKNQQLLKKELEWMRRMPQARGTKSNARINAFYDLEEKSKKKSDNQSINLQMKMSRQGGKIIEIEHIKKAFDGRPIINDFSYTFKKGDRIGLAGKNGTGKSTLLNIITSQLKPDAGNVDTGETTVFGYYKQGGLTFDPKERVIDIVKSDAEYIKMADGSVITASALLTLFLFPPKKQHGMVEKLSGGEKKRLNLMKVLMQNPNFLILDEPTNDLDIDTLNVLEEFLENFPGILMLVSHDRYLLDKMSDQLFIMEGEGVVKIYNGNYSEYRLSLEQPKVKAETKKTPAPVVEQAPVKAAKKLSFKEQKELEDSEKGIAEMENKIASLNESLIKIDATDYVKIQEVSNEIKLLQAKLDELTMRWLELSE, from the coding sequence TTGAGCACACTAATTGCGGCAGAAGGCTTAGGTCATGGTTATCATGACGAATGGCTATTTAAAAATTTAACCTTAGGTATTAACTCTGGTCAGCGCGTGGCGTTGGTTGGAATTAATGGTGCGGGTAAGAGTACACTTTTGAAATTATTGGCAGAAAGGTTCCCTCCGCTCGAAGGTAAAATTGTAAAAAATAAAGCTGTTAAAATCGGTTTTCTCGATCAGGAACCTCAATTTACTGAAGGTTTTTCCATTAGCGACCATATATTCTCTCTTGAGAATAAACAACAACAGTTAATTAAGGAATATGAAGAATTAATCGAAGACCCTAATCCAGATGAAAAAACGCTTAACCGTTTATATGAAGAATTAAGCGAACACAATGCCTGGGAATATGAACATGAGATTAAAACCATTTTAAACAGAATGGGCATTACTCATCTTCAACAGAAAATAGCTACCCTATCTGGTGGACAAAAGAAACGTTTGGCCTTGGCTAAGCTTTTAATTGAAGATCCGGAAATTCTGGTGCTAGATGAGCCAACTAACCATTTGGATATCGATACCATTGAATGGTTGGAGAAATTATTAACTACCGGACAAAAAACAATTTTACTCGTTACCCACGATAGGTACTTTTTGGATAATGTTTGCAATACTATAGTAGAATTAGATAGAGGTAAGATTTTCAACTATAATGGAAACTACGCTTATTATTTAGAGAAGAAATCGGAAAGAGAAGCTTTAGATGCAACGGTTTTACATAAGAACCAACAGCTATTAAAGAAAGAATTGGAGTGGATGAGACGCATGCCACAGGCGCGTGGAACCAAATCTAACGCTAGAATCAATGCTTTTTACGATTTAGAGGAAAAATCCAAGAAAAAGTCTGATAATCAGAGTATTAACCTCCAAATGAAGATGTCTCGTCAAGGCGGGAAGATCATTGAGATAGAACACATTAAAAAAGCATTTGATGGACGTCCGATCATCAACGATTTTAGTTATACCTTTAAAAAAGGAGACAGAATTGGCTTAGCAGGAAAAAATGGAACGGGTAAATCTACTTTACTAAATATCATAACAAGTCAATTAAAGCCAGATGCTGGTAACGTTGATACTGGGGAGACAACCGTTTTTGGATATTACAAACAAGGTGGTTTAACTTTCGATCCAAAGGAAAGGGTAATTGATATTGTAAAATCGGATGCTGAATATATTAAGATGGCTGACGGTTCAGTGATTACGGCTTCTGCCCTCTTAACCTTATTTCTCTTCCCGCCGAAGAAACAACATGGCATGGTAGAGAAATTAAGTGGTGGTGAAAAGAAACGTTTGAACTTAATGAAGGTCTTGATGCAAAATCCAAACTTTTTAATTTTGGATGAGCCGACGAACGATCTTGACATCGACACGTTAAACGTTCTTGAGGAATTTTTAGAAAACTTCCCTGGCATATTAATGCTGGTTTCTCACGATAGATACTTGCTTGACAAAATGAGTGATCAACTATTTATCATGGAAGGTGAAGGTGTGGTTAAAATTTATAACGGTAATTATTCTGAGTATCGATTAAGTTTAGAGCAACCAAAAGTAAAAGCAGAAACCAAGAAAACCCCTGCTCCTGTTGTAGAACAAGCACCTGTTAAAGCAGCAAAAAAATTAAGCTTCAAGGAGCAAAAAGAACTGGAAGATAGTGAAAAAGGTATCGCAGAAATGGAGAACAAAATAGCTTCCCTTAACGAAAGTTTAATTAAAATTGATGCGACCGACTATGTCAAAATTCAAGAGGTCTCCAACGAGATAAAATTGCTTCAGGCCAAACTTGACGAACTGACTATGCGTTGGCTCGAACTTTCAGAATAA
- a CDS encoding tRNA uridine 5-carboxymethylaminomethyl modification enzyme (product_source=KO:K03495; cath_funfam=3.50.50.60; cog=COG0445; ko=KO:K03495; pfam=PF01134,PF13932; smart=SM01228; superfamily=51905; tigrfam=TIGR00136) has protein sequence MFSKYDLIVVGAGHAGCEAAAAAANLGSSVLLITMNMGTIAQMSCNPAMGGVAKGQIVREVDAMGGYSGIISDKSTIQFRMLNKSKGPAMWSPRAQIDRMRFAEEWRLALERTSNLDIWQDSVVGLLVKDNTVYGVKTSLGIEIESTAVVLTNGTFLNGIMHIGEKKFGGGRTAERASTGITEQLVELGMEAGRMKTGTPPRVDGRSLDYTKMEEQWGDENPGKFSYTDTEVSTDQRCCWITYTNGDVHETLKEGFEKSPMFTGRIKGLGPRYCPSIEDKINRFAERDRHQIFVEPEGWNTCEIYVNGFSTSLPEDVQFKALRLIPGFEQAKMFRPGYAIEYDFFPPTQLSLTLETKLISNLFLAGQINGTTGYEEAACQGFMAGINAHQKITDKHELIMKRSDSYIGVLIDDLVTKGTEEPYRMFTSRAEHRLLLRQDNADIRLSPIGHELGLISDERLEKVNQKIANADALVKFTRNQGIEMSDANPMLESLGSSVLNQNVKIHSLVGRPHVGLPDLIKVSKPLAEATKDLDNETIEQAEIKIKYESYFEKENEIVAKMLKMEDKEIKPDFDYNKIVSISKEAREKLFKIKPRTLGQASRISGVSPSDISVLMVYINK, from the coding sequence ATGTTTTCAAAATACGATTTGATTGTTGTTGGTGCTGGTCACGCAGGCTGCGAAGCTGCTGCTGCTGCTGCCAATTTAGGATCATCTGTTTTATTAATAACAATGAACATGGGCACTATTGCCCAGATGAGTTGTAACCCCGCCATGGGTGGTGTAGCTAAAGGACAAATCGTTCGTGAGGTAGATGCTATGGGTGGTTACTCAGGTATCATATCTGATAAATCGACTATTCAATTTAGAATGCTCAACAAATCAAAAGGCCCTGCTATGTGGAGTCCGAGAGCACAAATTGATAGAATGCGCTTTGCAGAAGAATGGCGTTTAGCATTGGAAAGAACATCTAACCTTGATATATGGCAGGACAGTGTCGTTGGCCTGTTGGTAAAAGATAATACGGTATACGGTGTTAAAACTTCTTTAGGAATCGAGATAGAAAGCACAGCAGTAGTATTGACCAATGGAACCTTCTTGAATGGTATAATGCACATTGGAGAAAAGAAATTTGGAGGAGGCAGAACAGCAGAAAGGGCATCAACAGGAATTACAGAACAACTGGTAGAACTGGGTATGGAAGCAGGCCGAATGAAAACCGGTACTCCCCCACGTGTAGATGGAAGAAGTTTGGATTACACCAAAATGGAAGAGCAATGGGGAGATGAAAATCCAGGTAAATTTTCTTACACTGATACGGAGGTTTCGACCGATCAACGTTGTTGCTGGATCACCTATACCAATGGAGATGTACATGAAACTTTAAAGGAAGGATTCGAAAAGTCGCCAATGTTTACAGGAAGAATTAAAGGCTTAGGTCCGAGATATTGTCCATCCATTGAAGATAAAATTAACCGTTTCGCAGAGCGAGATAGACATCAGATTTTCGTTGAACCTGAAGGATGGAATACTTGCGAAATTTATGTAAACGGGTTTTCTACTTCACTTCCGGAAGATGTACAATTTAAAGCTTTAAGATTAATTCCAGGTTTTGAGCAGGCAAAAATGTTCAGGCCAGGTTATGCCATCGAATACGATTTCTTCCCACCTACCCAGTTATCTTTAACACTAGAAACTAAATTGATCAGCAATTTATTTTTAGCCGGACAGATAAATGGAACTACAGGATATGAAGAAGCAGCTTGTCAGGGTTTCATGGCTGGTATAAATGCACATCAAAAAATCACTGATAAACATGAACTGATCATGAAAAGATCTGACAGTTATATAGGTGTTTTAATTGATGACCTGGTAACAAAAGGAACGGAAGAACCTTATCGCATGTTTACATCAAGAGCTGAACACCGTTTGTTATTGAGACAAGATAATGCCGATATCCGCTTATCTCCTATCGGCCACGAGCTGGGATTAATTTCTGATGAGCGTTTAGAAAAGGTAAATCAGAAAATTGCTAATGCTGATGCTTTGGTTAAGTTCACCAGAAACCAGGGTATCGAAATGAGCGATGCAAATCCAATGCTCGAAAGTTTAGGATCGAGTGTTTTAAATCAAAATGTAAAAATACACAGTTTGGTTGGTAGACCTCATGTTGGTTTACCCGATCTGATTAAAGTAAGCAAACCGCTTGCTGAAGCTACAAAAGATTTAGACAATGAGACAATTGAACAAGCTGAAATCAAAATTAAATATGAAAGTTATTTTGAAAAGGAAAATGAAATTGTAGCGAAGATGCTGAAGATGGAAGACAAAGAAATTAAACCAGATTTCGATTACAATAAAATTGTTTCCATTTCAAAAGAGGCCAGAGAAAAATTATTTAAGATCAAACCACGTACTTTAGGTCAGGCATCACGGATTTCGGGTGTTTCACCTTCAGATATATCGGTTTTAATGGTTTATATTAATAAGTAA
- a CDS encoding uncharacterized protein (DUF2141 family) (product_source=COG4704; cath_funfam=2.60.40.1120; cleavage_site_network=SignalP-noTM; cog=COG4704; pfam=PF13205; superfamily=49452,51011) yields the protein MPNLKAQYFNLKNLAVVTTLLLFFGCASIQTPQGGPKDTKPPKVLSMTPKNQTRNFNAKKIMIEFDEYFNLKDEFKEFSISPDQEKTPELKKRQKRLEIILKDSLEKNTTYTLNFGKSVADVNEGNVVKNLSYVFSTGPEIDSLSLSGKVINSLTDEPEKEVTVFILPLERDTTFGKKRPSIYTTTDSAGTYKLNNLRKGTYKVYAVKESSGGGDKIYQQISDEVGFVKEPIVIDKNIENIDLQIFKELAPEFRVLDRKLNNDGSISIIFNQQLKSPKITITDPPAVDVGKFVHFSKNNDTAKIWLKDLSFDSVKVAIQDQGKVLQTLNFTRGKKDTYAREVTISDNLLGGKLNPFQQLTLTFPFPMTAADPSKITLLEDSVKRTTFEVVKDSVDFLKYYIKYPWKNKRTYDLKLAAGAFTAIFNAKNKDVTKRFSLESSDAYTTLVLNVTVPDTAKRYVVQFLNEKKDIIKSFPVSKNAKITFSKYPAGKYMLRVIYDENKNGIWDTGNVKEGYQPEKVWYLKALMDLKPNWEREDPLVIPPPTP from the coding sequence ATGCCAAATTTAAAAGCTCAGTATTTTAACCTTAAAAATTTAGCGGTTGTAACCACCTTGCTCCTATTTTTTGGTTGTGCAAGTATCCAAACACCACAAGGTGGCCCAAAAGATACGAAGCCGCCAAAAGTTTTAAGCATGACTCCAAAAAATCAAACGAGGAATTTTAATGCTAAAAAAATTATGATCGAGTTTGATGAATATTTTAATCTTAAAGATGAGTTTAAAGAATTTTCTATTTCACCCGATCAGGAAAAAACTCCGGAGTTAAAAAAGCGGCAAAAAAGATTAGAAATTATTCTCAAAGATTCTTTAGAAAAAAATACGACCTACACTTTAAATTTCGGAAAATCTGTAGCCGATGTTAACGAAGGAAATGTAGTTAAAAATTTATCCTATGTTTTTTCTACCGGGCCCGAAATAGATTCCTTATCATTAAGCGGCAAGGTAATCAATTCGCTAACTGACGAACCTGAGAAGGAAGTTACCGTATTTATTCTGCCTTTAGAAAGAGACACTACTTTTGGAAAAAAACGTCCATCAATATATACCACTACCGATAGTGCAGGAACCTACAAATTGAATAACTTAAGAAAAGGTACCTATAAAGTGTATGCGGTTAAAGAAAGTAGCGGAGGTGGCGATAAAATATATCAGCAAATTTCGGATGAAGTAGGATTTGTAAAAGAGCCTATTGTAATAGATAAAAATATAGAGAACATAGATCTGCAGATATTTAAGGAATTGGCACCAGAATTCCGCGTATTAGACCGAAAACTAAATAATGACGGCAGTATATCAATCATCTTTAACCAGCAGCTTAAAAGCCCTAAAATAACCATTACAGATCCACCAGCTGTTGACGTGGGTAAGTTTGTTCACTTCTCTAAAAATAATGATACTGCGAAAATATGGCTGAAGGATTTGAGTTTCGATTCGGTCAAGGTTGCTATACAAGATCAAGGTAAAGTTTTACAGACTTTAAACTTCACCAGGGGTAAAAAAGATACCTATGCACGCGAGGTTACTATTTCCGATAACTTATTGGGCGGTAAATTAAATCCTTTCCAACAGCTAACGCTAACCTTTCCGTTTCCAATGACTGCTGCAGATCCATCTAAAATCACCCTTTTAGAAGACTCAGTAAAACGGACAACTTTTGAGGTGGTGAAAGACAGTGTAGATTTTCTTAAATATTACATTAAATATCCCTGGAAAAATAAAAGGACTTATGATTTAAAGCTAGCTGCAGGTGCTTTTACTGCCATATTTAACGCTAAAAACAAAGATGTAACCAAACGTTTTTCACTCGAAAGTTCGGACGCTTATACCACCCTGGTATTAAATGTAACTGTTCCAGATACCGCTAAAAGATACGTTGTGCAGTTTCTAAACGAAAAAAAGGACATCATAAAATCTTTTCCAGTCAGCAAAAACGCAAAAATTACTTTTTCTAAATATCCGGCAGGCAAGTATATGCTAAGGGTAATTTATGATGAGAATAAAAACGGAATCTGGGATACGGGAAATGTTAAAGAAGGATATCAACCTGAAAAAGTTTGGTATTTAAAAGCTTTAATGGATTTAAAACCGAACTGGGAAAGAGAAGATCCTTTGGTTATACCTCCCCCAACACCGTAG
- a CDS encoding carbonic anhydrase/acetyltransferase-like protein (isoleucine patch superfamily) (product_source=COG0663; cath_funfam=2.160.10.10; cog=COG0663; superfamily=51161), with protein MPLILPVKDKYPEIGKDNFIAENATIVGDVIIGDKCSVWFNAVIRGDVNAITIGNESNIQDGAVIHATYLKASTHIGNRVSVGHNAIVHGCTVQDNVLIGMGAIIMDHAVIEEYCIIAAGSVVLENTICETGYLYAGTPAKKIKPITDEQRALLNKLPDNYIMYSGWFTQ; from the coding sequence ATGCCTTTAATACTCCCCGTAAAAGATAAATACCCTGAAATTGGAAAAGACAATTTCATTGCAGAGAATGCCACAATAGTGGGCGATGTAATAATAGGTGACAAATGCTCGGTATGGTTTAATGCTGTCATCAGGGGCGATGTAAATGCCATTACAATCGGAAATGAATCAAACATACAAGATGGTGCTGTAATTCATGCTACGTACTTAAAAGCTTCTACGCACATCGGTAACCGGGTATCTGTTGGGCACAATGCCATAGTGCATGGCTGTACTGTTCAGGATAATGTTTTAATAGGTATGGGTGCCATTATAATGGATCATGCTGTTATAGAAGAATATTGTATTATTGCAGCTGGATCTGTTGTATTGGAAAATACCATTTGTGAAACGGGTTATTTATATGCCGGCACGCCTGCAAAAAAAATAAAGCCCATTACTGATGAGCAAAGGGCTTTATTGAATAAATTGCCTGATAATTATATCATGTATTCGGGCTGGTTTACCCAATAG